A region of Polyangiaceae bacterium DNA encodes the following proteins:
- a CDS encoding Sun protein, producing the protein MSAPSGRAIAGRVLLRVDKDRAYAAAALNAELARHPQLDPRERGLATELTYGTLRTQKVLSERLGALVPRGIDKTDRTVRAHLLVAAYQILMLDRVPPFAAVDAAVNLVRADRGDKLAGFANAVLRKLAAGGPHLDKAAAILASAPAWLRERLARDVGEDEMRALLGAAGDEPAVCVRIRPGRSLPDWLEQAERGQVSPLARLTRGEGDPRRRAGGSTGFVVQEEGAQVVALALGARPGERVLDACAGRGQKTTLFAEQLAGTGELWASDLHPAKLAELAAEHRRLGLPAPSTRAADLSVGVGDLPSDFDRVLVDAPCSGSGTLRRRPEIALRLGPDDPERLGQLQTRILRHAASLARPGGRVVYAVCSVFREEAEEVVARVADLLAPVPFDARELVALAGSEATSLRLTPLRHGTDGYFVASLARR; encoded by the coding sequence ATGAGCGCCCCGAGCGGGCGCGCCATCGCCGGCCGCGTGCTCCTGCGCGTGGACAAGGACCGGGCCTACGCGGCAGCCGCGCTGAACGCCGAGCTGGCCCGGCACCCGCAGCTCGACCCGCGGGAGCGCGGGCTGGCCACGGAGCTGACCTACGGCACACTGCGCACGCAGAAGGTGCTCTCGGAGCGGCTTGGGGCGCTCGTTCCGCGGGGCATCGACAAGACCGACCGCACGGTCCGCGCGCACCTCTTGGTGGCCGCCTATCAGATCTTGATGCTCGATCGGGTGCCGCCCTTCGCCGCCGTGGACGCCGCGGTGAACCTGGTCCGCGCCGATCGCGGTGACAAGCTCGCCGGCTTCGCCAACGCGGTGCTGCGCAAGCTCGCCGCCGGCGGACCCCACCTCGACAAGGCTGCGGCGATCCTCGCCAGCGCCCCGGCGTGGCTCCGCGAGCGGCTCGCGCGCGACGTGGGTGAGGACGAGATGCGAGCGCTGCTCGGCGCCGCCGGGGACGAGCCGGCGGTGTGCGTGCGGATCCGCCCCGGGCGCTCGCTGCCAGACTGGCTCGAGCAGGCGGAGCGCGGCCAGGTCTCGCCGCTCGCTCGGCTCACGCGCGGCGAGGGTGATCCGCGCCGCCGCGCCGGCGGCTCCACGGGCTTCGTCGTGCAAGAGGAGGGCGCACAAGTGGTGGCGCTCGCGCTGGGCGCACGGCCCGGCGAGCGCGTGCTCGACGCCTGCGCCGGGCGCGGGCAGAAGACCACGCTTTTCGCCGAGCAGCTCGCCGGCACCGGCGAGCTCTGGGCGAGCGACCTCCACCCAGCGAAGCTCGCCGAGCTCGCCGCCGAGCACCGCCGCCTCGGTCTGCCCGCGCCGAGCACGCGCGCCGCGGACCTGTCGGTGGGCGTGGGTGACCTGCCCTCGGACTTCGACCGCGTCCTGGTGGACGCGCCGTGCAGCGGCAGCGGCACGCTGCGCCGGCGGCCCGAGATCGCGCTGCGGCTCGGTCCCGACGACCCGGAGCGGCTCGGCCAGCTTCAGACCCGCATCCTGCGCCACGCGGCGTCGCTCGCGCGCCCCGGCGGCCGCGTCGTCTACGCCGTGTGCAGCGTGTTTCGCGAGGAGGCCGAGGAGGTGGTCGCGCGCGTCGCCGACCTGCTCGCACCGGTGCCGTTCGACGCACGCGAGCTGGTCGCGCTCGCCGGCAGCGAGGCGACCAGCCTGCGCCTGACGCCGCTCCGGCACGGCACCGACGGCTACTTCGTGGCGTCGCTAGCGCGACGGTGA
- the rseP gene encoding RIP metalloprotease RseP, with amino-acid sequence MDLLYFVILISSLIFVHELGHFALAKAFGVKVLTFSLGFGPKILKLRGRETEYCISLLPLGGYVKMLEASKSDIVLPEDRHRTFESLPVYKRILVVLAGPVMNLVFPILLYFSVFVTDGPFLPPTVGVVLPGHPAAGKLLPGDRIMSVNGEDVGTFDELKRIIAKSPAQPLRFRVFRDNKHVEVEVTAEETIERRELDLIERVGTIGIQPSAPAAVIGIPSTESPAYRAGLRTFDVVTHVAGQPVRRFRDLDAAFAENRGETLPVTYLRPVTLPGALGGLAEMAIYEAGVVALTPDPAGSDLMSLTGIELADLYAAIVPEDNYLAKAGLRPGDKILKLDDEVLPAWSTFRERLVAAPDRPHRIDYLSAKDGREKSGTFQMRREDIVDEHGQAFARYVLQVKNWLPLAPEDFVAHPSPFRYALSKAVEETIDVTRFTLVSIVRLIQGRMSLKTLSGPITIYEVAGEEGRKGPDFFVWVMALISINLGLLNLLPIPVLDGGHLMFFTIEGVMRRPLPLRVREIAHIVGMAILFGLMLLAFKNDVEKRWDVIVGQIRDLAG; translated from the coding sequence ATGGACCTCCTCTACTTCGTCATCCTGATCAGCTCGCTGATCTTCGTGCACGAGCTCGGGCACTTCGCTCTGGCCAAGGCCTTCGGCGTGAAGGTGCTCACCTTCAGCCTGGGCTTCGGGCCGAAGATCCTGAAGCTCAGGGGCCGCGAGACGGAGTATTGCATCAGCCTTCTCCCGCTCGGCGGCTACGTGAAGATGCTCGAGGCCTCGAAGAGCGACATCGTGCTCCCCGAGGACCGGCATCGAACCTTCGAGTCGCTGCCCGTCTACAAGCGCATCCTGGTCGTGCTGGCGGGGCCGGTGATGAACCTGGTGTTCCCGATCCTGCTCTACTTCTCCGTCTTCGTGACGGACGGACCGTTCCTGCCGCCGACGGTGGGCGTGGTGCTGCCGGGACACCCGGCGGCCGGCAAGCTCTTGCCGGGCGACCGCATCATGAGCGTGAACGGAGAGGACGTCGGCACCTTCGACGAGCTCAAGCGCATCATCGCCAAGAGCCCGGCACAGCCGCTGCGCTTCCGGGTGTTCCGCGACAACAAACACGTCGAGGTCGAGGTCACCGCGGAGGAGACCATCGAGCGGCGCGAGCTCGACCTCATCGAGCGGGTCGGGACCATCGGCATCCAGCCGAGCGCGCCGGCCGCGGTGATCGGCATCCCGAGCACCGAGTCGCCGGCCTATCGAGCGGGGCTCCGCACCTTCGACGTGGTGACCCACGTGGCGGGGCAACCGGTGCGTCGCTTCCGGGATCTCGACGCGGCCTTCGCCGAAAATCGCGGGGAAACGCTGCCGGTGACCTACCTCCGGCCCGTCACGCTCCCCGGCGCCCTCGGCGGCCTGGCCGAGATGGCCATCTACGAGGCCGGCGTGGTCGCGCTCACACCCGACCCAGCGGGCTCGGATCTGATGAGCCTGACGGGCATCGAGCTGGCAGACCTGTATGCGGCCATCGTCCCCGAAGACAACTACCTGGCGAAGGCGGGGCTCCGGCCCGGTGACAAGATCCTGAAGCTGGACGACGAGGTGCTGCCCGCCTGGTCCACCTTCCGGGAGCGGCTGGTGGCCGCGCCGGATCGCCCGCATCGCATCGACTACCTGTCGGCGAAGGACGGCCGCGAGAAGAGCGGCACCTTCCAGATGCGGCGGGAGGACATCGTGGACGAGCACGGGCAGGCCTTCGCGCGCTACGTGCTCCAAGTGAAGAACTGGCTGCCGCTCGCGCCGGAGGACTTCGTCGCGCACCCGTCCCCGTTCCGCTATGCGCTGTCGAAGGCCGTCGAAGAGACGATCGACGTGACGCGCTTCACTTTGGTCAGCATCGTGCGCCTGATCCAGGGACGCATGAGCCTGAAGACGCTGTCCGGCCCCATCACCATCTACGAGGTGGCGGGCGAGGAAGGCAGGAAGGGCCCCGACTTCTTCGTCTGGGTGATGGCGCTGATCAGCATCAACCTGGGGCTGTTGAACCTGCTGCCGATCCCCGTGCTCGACGGCGGGCACCTGATGTTCTTCACCATAGAAGGCGTGATGCGGCGACCCTTGCCGCTCAGAGTCCGGGAAATCGCCCACATCGTCGGCATGGCGATCCTGTTCGGGCTGATGCTCTTGGCATTCAAGAACGACGTGGAGAAGCGCTGGGACGTGATCGTGGGGCAGATCCGCGACCTGGCGGGATGA
- the lgt gene encoding prolipoprotein diacylglyceryl transferase, which translates to MPTFTWDVDPILARLGPISLRWYSLLFVMVFLGGFWLLKWQVKRGDGDEEDAGDFIVYGVLGVLVGSRLGHVLFYDFDKALRDPLWVLKIWEGGLASHGAVLGLIFAMYLFCKRRGIPFLEGSDRFSYSAALGATLVRVGNWFNSEIVGKPTDGTWGVRLPRFDRVPDPPLRHPSQLYEVALGLFVLGALYVWDKKLGEEKRPRGAMISMFFALYFPGRFVVEYFKEHQTHEPTPFLTMGQWLSIPGALLGFYGIWWAFKTRYPAGWVTPEYDDEDEDEDEDEDLDEDEDEDLDEDEDESPAPPPAKKGAAKKAEPKKAEPKKPAPKKADDDDDDDDDDDDDDESPAPPPAKKAEPKKAEPKKAEPKKAEPKKAEPKKAGDDDDDDDDDDDDDDDDDDDEKKK; encoded by the coding sequence GTGCCGACTTTCACTTGGGACGTCGATCCGATCCTCGCGCGCCTCGGACCCATTTCGCTGCGCTGGTACAGCTTGCTCTTCGTCATGGTGTTCTTGGGCGGCTTCTGGCTGCTCAAGTGGCAGGTGAAGCGCGGCGACGGCGACGAGGAGGACGCGGGCGACTTCATCGTCTACGGCGTGCTCGGCGTGCTGGTCGGCTCCCGGCTCGGGCACGTCCTGTTCTACGACTTCGACAAGGCCCTCCGAGACCCGCTCTGGGTGCTCAAGATCTGGGAGGGCGGGCTCGCCAGCCACGGCGCGGTGCTCGGGCTCATCTTCGCGATGTACCTGTTCTGCAAGCGTCGCGGCATTCCGTTCCTGGAAGGCTCGGATCGCTTCTCGTACTCCGCGGCGCTCGGCGCCACGCTGGTACGCGTCGGCAACTGGTTCAACTCCGAGATCGTCGGCAAGCCCACGGATGGAACCTGGGGTGTGCGCTTGCCGCGCTTCGATCGCGTGCCGGATCCGCCGCTCCGGCACCCGAGCCAGCTCTACGAGGTGGCCCTCGGCCTGTTCGTGCTCGGCGCCCTCTACGTGTGGGACAAGAAGCTGGGCGAGGAGAAGCGCCCCCGCGGCGCGATGATCTCCATGTTCTTCGCGCTCTACTTCCCGGGGCGCTTCGTGGTCGAGTACTTCAAGGAGCACCAGACCCACGAACCCACGCCGTTTCTGACCATGGGCCAGTGGCTCAGCATCCCCGGTGCGTTGCTCGGCTTCTACGGGATCTGGTGGGCGTTCAAGACCCGTTACCCCGCCGGCTGGGTCACGCCCGAGTACGACGACGAAGACGAGGACGAGGACGAGGACGAAGACCTGGACGAGGACGAGGACGAAGACCTGGACGAGGACGAGGACGAGTCCCCGGCGCCGCCGCCAGCGAAGAAGGGCGCGGCCAAGAAGGCCGAGCCCAAGAAGGCCGAGCCCAAAAAGCCCGCGCCCAAGAAGGCGGACGACGACGACGACGACGACGATGACGACGACGACGACGACGAGTCTCCCGCGCCGCCGCCAGCGAAGAAGGCCGAGCCCAAGAAGGCCGAGCCCAAGAAGGCCGAGCCCAAGAAGGCCGAGCCCAAGAAGGCCGAGCCCAAGAAGGCGGGCGACGACGACGACGACGACGACGACGACGACGACGACGACGACGACGACGACGACGACGAGAAGAAGAAGTAG
- a CDS encoding 4-hydroxy-tetrahydrodipicolinate synthase, translating into MAAITLSGAFTAVVTPFNDDLSEIDWAAFDGLIQAQLAGGISGIVPCGTTGEAPTLSDSEQRELVKRTASLAKGKVPIFAGTGSNNTKKSIDASKAALEAGADGVMIVMPYYNKPSQEGMVRHVQAIAKEVGGAPIILYNIPGRTGIELTVESTLKLLDSSPNVVGIKDATGNVMWCQELLRRAASRVTLLSGDDPLTLPMMVVGAKGVISVTSNLLPREVSDVCADALAGRWEEAKKKHLALLPVHRAMFVEPNPQPVKAALALEGRMKPGVRLPLVEASAGCREAVSRALEEYRKK; encoded by the coding sequence ATGGCAGCGATCACCCTCTCCGGCGCGTTCACCGCCGTCGTGACCCCCTTCAACGACGACCTCTCCGAGATCGACTGGGCCGCCTTCGACGGCCTGATCCAGGCGCAGCTCGCGGGCGGCATCTCCGGCATCGTGCCCTGCGGCACCACCGGCGAGGCGCCGACGCTGAGCGACAGCGAGCAGCGCGAGCTGGTGAAGCGGACCGCGAGCCTGGCCAAGGGCAAGGTCCCCATCTTCGCCGGCACCGGCTCCAACAACACCAAGAAGAGCATCGACGCCTCCAAGGCCGCGCTCGAGGCCGGCGCCGACGGCGTGATGATCGTGATGCCGTACTACAACAAGCCGTCGCAAGAGGGCATGGTGCGCCACGTCCAGGCCATCGCCAAGGAGGTCGGTGGCGCGCCCATCATCCTCTACAACATCCCGGGTCGGACCGGCATCGAGCTCACCGTGGAGAGCACGCTCAAGCTGCTCGACTCGAGCCCGAACGTGGTCGGCATCAAGGACGCCACCGGCAACGTGATGTGGTGCCAGGAGCTGTTGCGCCGGGCGGCGAGTCGCGTGACGCTGCTCTCCGGCGACGACCCGCTGACCTTGCCCATGATGGTGGTGGGTGCGAAGGGCGTGATCAGCGTCACCTCGAACCTGTTGCCGCGGGAGGTCTCGGACGTGTGCGCCGACGCCCTGGCCGGCCGCTGGGAGGAAGCGAAGAAGAAGCACCTGGCGCTCTTGCCGGTTCACCGCGCCATGTTCGTCGAGCCGAATCCGCAGCCGGTGAAGGCCGCGCTGGCGCTCGAGGGCCGCATGAAGCCGGGCGTGCGCTTGCCGCTGGTCGAGGCCAGCGCCGGCTGTCGCGAGGCCGTGTCCCGCGCCCTCGAGGAGTACCGGAAGAAGTGA
- a CDS encoding amidohydrolase family protein, translated as MIRTRSLSLFSLPFVLSLAACAAETRAPESESAEQQAMSAGGLVVNECSTGSGGFIELYNAGTATLDLTNDPTSCWFVDDVEGGGAPKKITDSLVSHAASSTTCAAAGRAATCALVAPGEVVWVPYSYVNSTTADACRLISSAKSGTTCSTSYVAEDSGPTASSSAGQCFGRTADGGNWSSAAITCSKGASNGPACTAGAACDDGDACTTGETLSASCVCTGGSALSCDDDNPCTADSCDAAAGCGHAPVADGTSCGTAMSCSAGSCVPDAPPPSGDAQIVQQGAADKILLRGTVVTEAGFFTGEVLVEGDTITCVDVSCDGAVQQMSPGPTIVATNGIIMPGLIDTHNHILFDIFDESDWSPPKVYTNHDQWPNDARYKAMVDAKQWLNAEYGSPVNVNCELNKYGELKGLIAGTTSIAGAANPANKACYGSLARTIDQSSNDLGYDKVQASTLFPNTSSADAICKNIATDKTDAFLIHIGEGVDQTALNEFNKLWTAPTTDGCLHAPETSIVHGTAFGETEFDKMAQHGMGLVWSPRSNVFLYGSGTDLEKTTNIPLALSKGINVSLAPDWSIGGSQNLLDELRFANQVDDGAFGDILTAKKLFEMVTINPAKNLGLSNVIGSIAVGKKADLLVIGGDAAAPYDALLQAEPSTVRLVMVGGRTLYGDSALGALAPVGPACEALPVCGANKFVCVAENGGTASNKLGQSLADIVSVLSTELQSYDDQNLTSWDFSPIAPLVKCAPSGA; from the coding sequence ATGATCCGCACCCGCTCCCTCAGCCTGTTTTCCCTGCCCTTCGTGCTTTCCCTGGCGGCATGTGCCGCCGAGACGCGCGCTCCCGAGAGCGAGTCGGCGGAGCAGCAGGCCATGTCCGCCGGCGGCCTGGTGGTGAACGAGTGCTCGACCGGGAGCGGCGGCTTCATCGAGCTCTACAACGCGGGCACGGCGACCCTCGATCTGACGAACGATCCGACGAGCTGCTGGTTCGTCGACGACGTCGAGGGCGGCGGCGCCCCGAAGAAGATCACCGACAGCCTGGTGAGCCACGCGGCGTCGTCCACGACCTGCGCGGCGGCGGGACGCGCGGCGACCTGCGCGCTGGTCGCGCCCGGTGAGGTGGTCTGGGTCCCGTACTCCTACGTCAACTCGACCACCGCCGACGCCTGCCGGCTGATCAGCTCCGCGAAGTCCGGTACGACCTGCTCCACGAGCTATGTCGCCGAAGACTCGGGCCCCACGGCGTCGAGCTCGGCCGGGCAGTGCTTCGGTCGGACCGCGGACGGCGGCAACTGGTCGTCCGCCGCGATCACCTGCAGCAAGGGTGCTTCGAACGGCCCCGCGTGCACCGCGGGCGCGGCTTGCGACGACGGGGACGCTTGCACCACCGGCGAGACGCTGTCGGCGAGCTGCGTGTGCACCGGCGGGAGCGCGCTGTCCTGCGACGACGACAACCCCTGCACCGCGGACAGCTGCGACGCAGCCGCCGGCTGCGGCCACGCGCCCGTCGCGGACGGCACCAGCTGCGGCACGGCCATGAGCTGCTCCGCCGGTAGCTGCGTGCCCGATGCGCCTCCGCCCAGCGGCGACGCCCAGATCGTCCAGCAAGGCGCGGCCGACAAGATCCTGCTCCGGGGCACCGTGGTCACCGAGGCCGGCTTCTTCACCGGCGAGGTGCTGGTCGAGGGCGACACCATCACCTGCGTGGACGTGAGCTGCGACGGTGCCGTGCAGCAGATGAGCCCCGGGCCGACGATCGTGGCCACGAACGGCATCATCATGCCGGGCCTGATCGACACCCACAACCACATCCTGTTCGACATCTTCGACGAGTCGGATTGGTCGCCGCCCAAGGTCTACACCAACCACGACCAGTGGCCGAACGACGCCCGCTACAAGGCGATGGTGGACGCCAAGCAGTGGCTGAACGCCGAGTACGGCTCACCGGTCAACGTCAACTGCGAGCTCAACAAGTACGGGGAGCTCAAGGGCCTGATCGCCGGCACCACCAGCATCGCCGGCGCGGCGAACCCCGCCAACAAGGCCTGCTACGGCTCGCTGGCGCGCACCATCGATCAGAGCTCGAACGACCTGGGCTACGACAAGGTCCAGGCCTCGACGCTGTTCCCGAACACCTCGAGCGCCGACGCCATTTGCAAGAACATCGCCACCGACAAGACGGACGCCTTCTTGATCCACATCGGCGAGGGCGTGGACCAGACGGCTCTGAACGAGTTCAACAAGCTCTGGACGGCGCCGACCACCGACGGCTGCCTGCACGCCCCCGAGACCTCCATCGTGCACGGCACGGCCTTCGGCGAGACCGAGTTCGACAAGATGGCCCAGCACGGCATGGGCCTGGTCTGGTCGCCGCGCTCCAACGTGTTCCTGTACGGCTCGGGCACCGACCTCGAGAAGACCACCAACATCCCGCTGGCCCTCTCCAAGGGCATCAACGTGAGCCTGGCGCCCGACTGGTCCATCGGCGGCAGCCAGAACCTGCTCGACGAGCTGCGCTTCGCCAACCAGGTGGACGACGGGGCCTTCGGCGACATCCTGACGGCGAAGAAGCTGTTCGAGATGGTGACGATCAACCCGGCCAAGAACCTCGGCCTGTCCAACGTCATCGGCTCGATCGCCGTGGGCAAGAAGGCCGACCTGCTGGTGATCGGCGGCGACGCCGCCGCCCCCTACGACGCGCTGCTCCAGGCCGAGCCCAGCACGGTCCGCCTGGTGATGGTCGGCGGGCGCACGCTGTACGGCGACTCGGCGCTGGGCGCCCTGGCGCCGGTCGGCCCTGCCTGCGAGGCCCTGCCGGTGTGCGGCGCGAACAAGTTCGTGTGCGTCGCCGAGAACGGCGGCACCGCCAGCAACAAGCTCGGCCAGAGCCTCGCCGACATCGTCAGCGTCCTCTCCACGGAGCTCCAGAGCTACGACGACCAGAACCTGACCTCGTGGGACTTCTCGCCCATCGCTCCGCTGGTCAAGTGCGCTCCTTCCGGCGCGTGA
- a CDS encoding sigma-54-dependent Fis family transcriptional regulator has protein sequence MSLGNSLEERFHAAAEEQIEGVVLEAAMERTGARYGALFVWDDSEKALRLDFHVVDGVVMTVPGLLLRHRADGRPDGIALWVFRHHRPYRSDDTSRDPHYAKYLVDVRSIVAVPILYQRRSIGVLSVSSAQAHAFPETTEGELGTVAKSAAKFLRRAHMYRAGAKAKRRPFLLKGLSPEWLWLEHQLEQVAGTDIPVLIQGESGTGKELVAHSIHFNSKRSEAPFVSVNCAAIPEQLLESMLFGHVKGAFTGATFNKVGELEKANGGTLFLDEVGDLAPALQAKMLRVLEAREILPVGSNAAPKHIDVRLICATHKHLPGMVRDGTFREDLYYRVGVVTLELPPLRSYKNNLEVIAETFLRRAAQDLGRPDLRLSANALAALEAHDFPGNLRELRNCMEHAAAMAAGDEITAEDLPGPLRQQVARSRRGGEREKTLLELRDEWLAPLERRYLLDLLNQCGGNVREAAARAGVNTVTLYRLLKRRGLVVAREAKLAAEVGPLRRVRTR, from the coding sequence ATGTCTTTAGGCAACTCACTCGAGGAGCGCTTCCACGCCGCCGCGGAGGAGCAGATCGAGGGCGTGGTGCTCGAAGCCGCGATGGAACGCACCGGCGCCCGCTACGGCGCGCTGTTCGTCTGGGACGACTCCGAGAAGGCCCTGCGCCTCGACTTCCACGTCGTCGACGGCGTGGTGATGACCGTGCCTGGCTTGTTGCTCCGGCACCGGGCCGATGGCCGCCCCGACGGAATCGCGCTCTGGGTGTTTCGTCATCACCGGCCCTACCGCTCGGACGACACGTCACGCGATCCTCACTACGCCAAGTACCTGGTCGACGTGCGCTCCATCGTCGCGGTGCCCATTCTGTACCAGCGCCGGTCCATCGGCGTGCTCAGCGTGTCGAGCGCACAGGCGCACGCCTTCCCCGAGACGACGGAGGGCGAGCTCGGCACGGTGGCTAAGAGCGCGGCGAAGTTCCTGCGCCGCGCGCACATGTACCGAGCCGGCGCCAAGGCCAAGCGCCGCCCCTTCTTGCTCAAGGGGCTGTCTCCCGAGTGGCTCTGGCTGGAGCATCAGCTCGAGCAGGTCGCCGGGACGGACATCCCGGTGCTGATCCAGGGCGAGAGCGGCACCGGCAAGGAGCTGGTGGCGCACTCCATCCACTTCAACAGCAAGCGGAGCGAGGCGCCGTTCGTCTCGGTGAACTGCGCGGCCATACCCGAGCAGCTGCTCGAGAGCATGCTCTTCGGGCACGTGAAGGGAGCGTTCACCGGCGCGACCTTCAACAAGGTCGGCGAGCTGGAGAAGGCCAACGGGGGCACGCTGTTCCTGGACGAGGTGGGTGACCTGGCTCCGGCGCTCCAGGCGAAGATGCTGCGCGTGCTGGAGGCGCGGGAGATCCTGCCGGTCGGCAGCAACGCCGCCCCCAAGCACATCGACGTGCGCCTGATCTGCGCGACCCACAAGCACCTGCCGGGGATGGTCCGAGACGGAACCTTCCGCGAGGACCTCTACTACCGCGTCGGCGTCGTCACGCTGGAGCTGCCTCCGCTGCGCTCTTACAAGAACAACCTGGAGGTGATCGCGGAGACGTTCCTCCGCCGGGCTGCGCAGGATCTCGGGCGCCCCGACCTGCGCCTGTCCGCCAACGCGCTGGCCGCGCTCGAAGCCCACGACTTCCCGGGCAACCTGCGCGAGCTCAGGAACTGCATGGAGCACGCCGCGGCGATGGCAGCCGGAGACGAGATCACGGCGGAAGATCTGCCGGGCCCGCTCCGGCAGCAGGTCGCTCGGAGCAGACGCGGTGGCGAGCGCGAGAAGACGCTGCTCGAGCTCCGGGACGAGTGGCTGGCGCCGCTCGAGCGGCGCTACTTGCTCGACCTCTTGAACCAGTGCGGAGGCAACGTGCGCGAGGCGGCGGCGCGGGCCGGGGTCAACACGGTGACGCTCTACCGCCTGCTCAAGCGTCGCGGTTTGGTGGTCGCCCGCGAAGCGAAGCTCGCGGCCGAGGTCGGCCCACTGCGCCGCGTTCGCACCCGCTAG
- a CDS encoding OsmC family protein encodes MEITLRFAGNKRVDAIFGDRVVHTDQGPEHGGEGSAPEPFQLFLASLATCAGVYVLGFCQARDLPTDGIQLVQRHDFSEEGRLRRVTMQISVPADFPSKYVPALERVAAKCTVKRVIQEAPEFVIEAKARGSETALDRAAL; translated from the coding sequence ATGGAAATCACGCTCAGGTTCGCAGGAAACAAGCGGGTAGACGCGATCTTCGGTGATCGAGTGGTTCACACCGACCAGGGCCCCGAGCACGGCGGGGAAGGCAGCGCGCCCGAGCCGTTTCAGCTCTTCCTGGCGTCCCTCGCGACCTGCGCTGGAGTCTACGTGCTCGGCTTCTGCCAGGCGCGCGACCTCCCGACCGACGGCATCCAGCTGGTCCAGCGCCACGACTTCTCCGAAGAAGGACGCCTTCGGCGCGTGACCATGCAGATCAGCGTGCCCGCCGACTTCCCGAGCAAGTACGTCCCGGCTCTCGAGCGTGTCGCCGCGAAGTGCACGGTCAAGCGCGTGATCCAGGAGGCGCCGGAGTTCGTGATCGAGGCGAAGGCCAGAGGCAGCGAGACCGCGCTCGACAGAGCGGCGCTCTAG
- a CDS encoding acyl-CoA thioesterase: protein MSEKPQKPVSASRVELCQLMLPEHANAYGNVHGGLIMKMVDETGGIAAMRHAQRPCVTVAMDEMSFVSPVHVGELLCCKASVNYVGKSSVEVGVHVHAENPITGEVTHTNSAYLVYVAIDDAGKPCAVPPLLLETDEDRRRWEGARDRQANRLAQRKKKSG, encoded by the coding sequence ATGAGCGAGAAGCCCCAAAAGCCCGTCAGCGCGTCACGGGTCGAGCTCTGCCAGCTGATGCTCCCCGAGCACGCCAACGCCTACGGCAACGTCCACGGCGGGCTGATCATGAAGATGGTGGACGAGACGGGTGGCATCGCGGCCATGCGCCACGCGCAGCGCCCCTGCGTCACCGTCGCCATGGACGAGATGTCGTTCGTGTCACCCGTCCACGTCGGCGAGCTGCTCTGCTGCAAGGCCAGCGTGAACTACGTGGGCAAGAGCTCCGTCGAGGTCGGCGTGCACGTCCACGCGGAGAACCCCATCACCGGCGAGGTCACGCACACCAACTCGGCGTACCTGGTCTACGTGGCCATCGACGACGCGGGGAAGCCCTGCGCTGTCCCACCGCTCCTGCTCGAAACCGACGAGGACCGCCGCCGCTGGGAAGGCGCGCGCGATCGCCAGGCCAATCGCTTGGCGCAGCGCAAGAAGAAGTCAGGCTAG
- a CDS encoding 4-hydroxy-tetrahydrodipicolinate reductase — translation MGLTVARLAHAAGDQLVGAVAAADDPNLGRDIGELAGLGTLGVAVGADAASGLLGAEVVIDFSTARAVSGLLGVAARQKVAVVSGTTNIDATAKAQLEKAAESVPVLWAPNMSLGVQVLAELVTQAVRRLGADYDVEIVEIHHKKKVDSPSGTAKRLAEAAKQARGGLNEIHGRDGDVGARPADEIGVFGVRGGDVVGDHTVYLLGPGERIELSHRASSRELFAHGALRAARFLAGKPAKLYTVADVLG, via the coding sequence ATGGGGCTCACGGTGGCGCGCCTGGCGCACGCCGCCGGCGATCAGCTCGTGGGCGCCGTCGCGGCGGCGGACGACCCGAACCTGGGTCGCGACATCGGTGAGCTCGCTGGGCTCGGCACGCTCGGCGTCGCGGTCGGCGCGGACGCGGCGTCGGGCCTGCTCGGCGCCGAGGTGGTCATCGATTTCTCCACGGCCCGAGCCGTCTCGGGCCTGCTTGGCGTCGCGGCGCGGCAGAAGGTGGCGGTGGTCAGCGGGACCACCAACATCGACGCCACGGCCAAGGCGCAGCTCGAGAAGGCCGCGGAGAGCGTTCCGGTGCTCTGGGCGCCGAACATGAGCCTGGGCGTGCAGGTCCTGGCGGAGCTGGTGACGCAGGCGGTGCGCCGCCTGGGCGCCGACTACGACGTCGAGATCGTGGAGATCCACCACAAGAAGAAGGTGGACTCGCCGAGCGGCACGGCCAAGCGCCTGGCGGAGGCCGCCAAGCAGGCGCGCGGGGGCCTGAACGAGATCCACGGCCGCGACGGCGACGTGGGCGCGCGCCCCGCCGACGAGATCGGCGTGTTCGGCGTGCGTGGCGGCGACGTGGTCGGCGATCACACTGTGTACCTGCTCGGGCCCGGCGAGCGCATCGAGCTGTCGCACCGGGCATCGAGCCGCGAGCTGTTCGCGCACGGCGCGCTGCGCGCGGCGCGTTTCCTCGCCGGAAAGCCCGCGAAGCTCTACACCGTGGCGGACGTGCTGGGGTGA